In Mobula hypostoma chromosome 11, sMobHyp1.1, whole genome shotgun sequence, the following are encoded in one genomic region:
- the calca gene encoding calcitonin/calcitonin-related polypeptide, alpha, whose amino-acid sequence MVLLRISAFLVVYAVFTCQINGSHAVPLRAMLEASSDRVALNDYEVQRLLNALVKEFVQMMAEELEQQVPEANSLDRPIVKRCTSLSTCVVGKLSQQLHKLQNIQRTDVGAATPGKKRNILTGLESDHYATYGQPFESA is encoded by the exons ATGGTTCTCCTTAGAATCTCCGCTTTCCTTGTGGTTTACGCTGTTTTCACATGTCAGATAAACGGCTCCCACGCAGTCCCACTCAG AGCTATGCTGGAGGCATCATCAGACCGGGTGGCACTCAATGACTACGAGGTCCAGCGACTACTGAATGCGCTCGTTAAGGAATTCGTGCAGATGATGGCGGAGGAACTGGAGCAACAAGTACCTGAGGCCAACAG CTTGGATAGACCTATTGTGAAACGATGCACGAGTCTGAGCACTtgtgtggtgggaaagttgtccCAGCAATTGCACAAATTACAAAACATCCAGCGCACTGACGTAGGAGCGGCAACTCCCGGCAAGAAAAGGAACATTCTCACTGGGCTGGAAAGCGACCACTATGCAACCTACGGACAGCCATTTGAAAGCGCCTAA